The Deltaproteobacteria bacterium genome segment TTGTCATTGAAATATCCGGCAGGTGGGGCAATAGATACTGCACCGGCAGAAAACTTTGATCCCGGCAGGTTTCGTTACGAACCCCTTTTTAAAAAAATGTATGGCAATAGTAAGAAAGCAGTGGAAAAGAATCTTGTTACCATTGAATGGATGCCAAAATCGGTAAAACGTAAAGTCCGCTTCAGCAAAGTCAACAATGCCCATTTGGCGCTTAAAAAAGTATCAGATGACCTGGACCGCCTTCCCGACGGCTTTAAAAAATACGTTACTCACATTTCCGGCACCTATAACTGGCGAAATATTGCCGGAACGAATCGGATAAGCACGCACAGTTTCGGTATTTCCATCGATATTAACGTTAAGCTCTCCCACTACTGGTACTGGACAAAACCGGACAAAAGCGGAAAGTATCCCTATAAGAACGGAATTCCTCTCGAAATCATCAGCATATTCGAAAAGCACGGCTTTATATGGGGAGGAAGATGGTATCACTACGATACCATGCACTTTGAGTACAGGCCTGAACTTTTCATAGATGCTTCCCGAGTTAAATGATGCGTCCCTTTTCCTTGAAGAGATTCTTAATCCCTCTTTTCATCTCATTAAACATACTTGCACACTCATCAATCTCTTTTGCTCAAGCCAACTCACCGCAGCAGACGGAACTCTGGCTGGGCGGAGATGTTCATTTTGGCCAGGCTAAAGAAAATCCTCTTAAAAATATTTCAGAAAAACTGGGTGGAACAGGCATAGTCAACCTGGAAGGCCCTATTCATAAAGAAAGTGGTTTCCAATATGAGGATGGGAAATGGACAATAGTCAACCCTCTAAATTCTGGATTCTTTTTGAAAGAAGCAAATGTAAAGGTTGTCAGTGTGTCAAACAACCATGATGAGGATGTTGGAGTTGCGGGCAGGATATTCACTGAAAAGTCATTGAAGGATGCCGGACTATTACCCATCGGCGGCTCTAATAATCCTGAAACAATGGTGAAAAACGGTTTCAGGATTGTCTTTGCAACGTATGATCTATCGAAAGGAAGGCCCCGTAACCTGACTTCCGGACTGGCAGCAGCAAAGAAAGAAGGAGACATTCTGATTGTCACCTTCCATGTAACAGGGCCTCCCGGCTATTTACCTTCAAAAGAATTAAAAGAGGCGTCCAACATTGCCATTCGATCAGGCGCAGATATTGTTGCATCTCACGGCAGCCATGCCATTGGCCCGGTAGAGCGAAGAGGCGAAAGCATCATTGCCTGGGGCCTGGGAAATCTGGCATTTAACTGTGAATGCACAAAAGAAAAGGAAGGGATTATTCTTCAGGTTGTTATTAAAAGAGAAAAAGACAAAGCCCCCCAAATATCAGCCTGTGCAATTCCAATTGAAGCAGGATTAAATGGAGAGGCTGCTCAACAGGCAACAAATAGCGAGGAGATTATAGACCTGCTTGAGGCAATCGGCAGCAAAGGGATTAATCGCAGGCAGGGAAAAGCCTGTTTTTAACGCAGGTGAGCCTGCTTATTCAATCCATCCCGGTCCACCCTTTGAAAAGGGAAGAGCCTGTCCAGGTTTCATGCCTATTTTCCTGACGCCCGGACCGGGCGCCCCGGGTTTTAACCCTATCAGGCGGCAACGTACCAGTGCCGCCGTTCTTCGGCCTCCTTTTCTGCACGATGTTGGCCTTCCGTCAAGGACCCACCATGTTCATCTTCCACACTGAGTACGATCTTTATATTTTTCCTGTCAATATCGGTAAGCTTCTTGTCCGAATAATTGGGGTCCGCCTTGTACCAGTACATACGGCCAAAATGCTCCTGCAATATTTCCGACACAAAGGGCCTTCCATGACGCGCAAAAATCATATTTCTCAAGATTCTCAGATCCCGTCCCGACAGGTTTCTAATTGATTCAACGTTTATCAATTTATCAAGCAGTCGATAGTCCTCAAGGGGGCTTCGCCTGGCAGCGGAAGGGTCCCAGTCAACAGGCTCTCCAAGCGCACTCATTAACAAACCGAGTTCAATATCAAACCTTGAATTCCACTTTCCCGCCTCTTTAAATTTTCTGAGCATAGCCAACCTTCTTTGAAGCTCCTCTTTTGGAATAGTGGCTTCCCTTTTGGCAATCTTTCTGGCATTTTTATAATCCATATCACTTAGCTTTGAATGGTCCAGGCCCGTCGCATCATACCACCACTGAGTATTAAAGTAGTCATGAAGCCATTTTTTGTGGAAGACATTGCCCGCCATGGCAAATATGGTATTCCTCATGATGGAGAGTTCACGGAGTGACTTATCTTTCAAGTCACTATCATCAATGAGCGCATTATAATAATAAGGGACCTTATCATTATCAAGT includes the following:
- a CDS encoding CapA family protein, whose product is MKRFLIPLFISLNILAHSSISFAQANSPQQTELWLGGDVHFGQAKENPLKNISEKLGGTGIVNLEGPIHKESGFQYEDGKWTIVNPLNSGFFLKEANVKVVSVSNNHDEDVGVAGRIFTEKSLKDAGLLPIGGSNNPETMVKNGFRIVFATYDLSKGRPRNLTSGLAAAKKEGDILIVTFHVTGPPGYLPSKELKEASNIAIRSGADIVASHGSHAIGPVERRGESIIAWGLGNLAFNCECTKEKEGIILQVVIKREKDKAPQISACAIPIEAGLNGEAAQQATNSEEIIDLLEAIGSKGINRRQGKACF
- a CDS encoding YARHG domain-containing protein, whose product is MNRNSASFFLAVTLPFLFLAGSVKEICADEILDNDKVPYYYNALIDDSDLKDKSLRELSIMRNTIFAMAGNVFHKKWLHDYFNTQWWYDATGLDHSKLSDMDYKNARKIAKREATIPKEELQRRLAMLRKFKEAGKWNSRFDIELGLLMSALGEPVDWDPSAARRSPLEDYRLLDKLINVESIRNLSGRDLRILRNMIFARHGRPFVSEILQEHFGRMYWYKADPNYSDKKLTDIDRKNIKIVLSVEDEHGGSLTEGQHRAEKEAEERRHWYVAA
- a CDS encoding M15 family metallopeptidase yields the protein MSQQKTGFTAMRHKRKIINNALIILSVFAAGLLFQLTDIYAKEFSPDINDLITAYPNHISNTDGNYIIWKDGTKMPFDDGKKGKTFEELLRDADLEDQLSLKYPAGGAIDTAPAENFDPGRFRYEPLFKKMYGNSKKAVEKNLVTIEWMPKSVKRKVRFSKVNNAHLALKKVSDDLDRLPDGFKKYVTHISGTYNWRNIAGTNRISTHSFGISIDINVKLSHYWYWTKPDKSGKYPYKNGIPLEIISIFEKHGFIWGGRWYHYDTMHFEYRPELFIDASRVK